One Clostridium sp. CM027 genomic window carries:
- a CDS encoding acyl-CoA thioester hydrolase/BAAT C-terminal domain-containing protein, translating to MFSLDKDGFCGTFYKGNKYLEKSIIFMSGAGVGSKRAQASASFLVEQGYSVLVLGFYKWSGLPKEMHGIPVEYVHKAIKWSLSYQEQKIKKIAIIGTSTSAGYALLCASLFPEISCVIAISPFDHVMEGADKKFRRTHKSTYTYGGKDIAFTSSTLLDKGLFTLLHQAHKNKKYTLRRAMRYIYDINPPIPSSRIKVENIKADILMLAAQNDDCWPADEAVPRMETVLLKSNYPYRVKSIVYEKASHLLGNIPIVNPLKKLFIRRAIEAEQKYPKECANARKDSVQQILSFLCEW from the coding sequence ATGTTTTCTTTAGATAAAGACGGATTTTGCGGAACATTTTATAAAGGCAATAAATATTTGGAAAAATCCATAATTTTCATGAGTGGTGCAGGGGTCGGATCAAAACGGGCGCAAGCATCGGCTTCATTTTTAGTTGAACAAGGATACTCTGTTCTTGTCCTTGGTTTTTATAAATGGAGCGGACTCCCAAAAGAAATGCATGGCATTCCGGTGGAATATGTACATAAAGCGATAAAGTGGTCGCTTTCGTACCAAGAACAAAAAATTAAAAAAATAGCCATTATCGGAACATCCACTAGTGCAGGATATGCTTTGTTATGCGCATCGCTTTTTCCGGAAATTAGTTGCGTTATTGCAATTTCGCCGTTTGACCATGTAATGGAGGGGGCAGACAAGAAATTCAGAAGAACACATAAGTCGACCTATACATACGGTGGAAAAGACATTGCTTTTACTTCCAGTACGCTTTTGGATAAGGGCCTTTTTACTTTATTGCATCAAGCCCATAAAAATAAAAAGTACACTCTGCGGCGAGCTATGCGTTATATTTATGACATAAATCCGCCAATACCTTCCTCACGTATAAAGGTTGAGAATATAAAAGCCGATATATTGATGCTTGCTGCGCAAAATGATGATTGTTGGCCAGCTGATGAAGCCGTTCCAAGAATGGAAACCGTGCTATTAAAATCAAATTATCCATATAGAGTAAAAAGCATTGTTTACGAAAAGGCAAGTCATCTACTTGGAAATATACCTATAGTAAATCCATTAAAAAAACTATTTATTAGAAGGGCTATTGAAGCTGAGCAAAAATATCCGAAAGAGTGTGCAAACGCCAGAAAGGACAGTGTACAGCAGATTTTGTCATTTTTATGTGAATGGTAA
- a CDS encoding dihydrofolate reductase — MLTCIVAIGEDFAIGKNNNLLWHFSKDLKRFKQITGGNTIIMGRKNFETLPGILPGRHHIVITQNKDFVINDERVTILNSKEELFAFMEDSKEYFVIGGGKIYKLLLPYCNKIHLTKVHKKYNADIFFPKLNYLEWNSREEETGYINDDKTTSYTFLTLERIIKVK, encoded by the coding sequence ATGCTTACATGTATTGTTGCAATTGGAGAGGATTTTGCTATAGGTAAAAATAACAATTTACTTTGGCATTTTTCAAAAGACTTAAAAAGATTCAAGCAAATCACAGGTGGAAATACTATTATAATGGGAAGAAAGAATTTTGAGACACTTCCTGGTATCCTTCCTGGTAGACATCATATTGTTATTACACAAAATAAAGATTTTGTTATAAATGATGAAAGAGTTACTATTTTAAATTCTAAGGAAGAGCTATTTGCATTTATGGAAGACAGTAAAGAATACTTTGTTATAGGTGGCGGAAAGATTTACAAGTTATTATTGCCTTATTGTAATAAGATACATTTAACAAAAGTACATAAGAAATATAATGCTGATATTTTTTTCCCTAAACTAAACTATTTAGAGTGGAATAGTAGAGAAGAAGAAACTGGGTACATCAATGATGATAAAACAACATCATACACTTTTTTAACACTGGAACGTATTATTAAGGTGAAATAA
- a CDS encoding helix-turn-helix transcriptional regulator → MKNKIKQFRESFGLTQQQLGELVGVSRQAINSIETAKFEPSIWLAYDICKTFRSSIEDVFLFEESERKSRAQQSRGVV, encoded by the coding sequence ATGAAAAATAAAATAAAACAATTTCGTGAATCTTTTGGATTAACGCAACAACAATTAGGAGAACTTGTGGGTGTATCAAGACAAGCAATTAATTCTATTGAAACAGCAAAATTTGAGCCGTCTATATGGTTAGCCTATGATATTTGTAAAACATTTCGCAGTTCCATAGAGGATGTTTTTCTTTTTGAAGAAAGTGAAAGAAAATCTAGAGCACAGCAAAGTAGAGGGGTAGTTTAA
- a CDS encoding N-acetyltransferase — translation MKKLTKLNSDNIAEEHICCAISDKKCKESYELKKDWLKKEFDNGYVFRRIDARAKVFIEYGPAEMSWVPIDAPNYLMVNCFWVSGQYKGQGYGKELLKTAIEDARSQGKSGLVTVVGRKKFHFMSDTKWLLKQGFVDCQRILSGFSLLVMKIDPDAETPKFKKSVLSGECFDKKGIVVYFSNRCPFAEFHAKTSLIETATKRNLPYKIIKLETMEQSQLAPSPATIFSLFFNGKFITTDISVCMDSHFDKILEKELK, via the coding sequence ATGAAAAAATTAACCAAACTAAATAGCGATAACATTGCAGAAGAACACATTTGCTGCGCTATATCGGATAAGAAATGTAAAGAAAGTTATGAACTAAAAAAAGATTGGCTAAAAAAAGAATTTGATAATGGTTATGTTTTCCGAAGAATTGATGCAAGAGCAAAAGTTTTTATTGAATATGGACCTGCTGAAATGAGCTGGGTTCCTATAGATGCTCCAAATTATCTAATGGTCAACTGTTTTTGGGTTTCCGGACAATATAAAGGTCAGGGTTATGGAAAAGAATTGTTGAAAACCGCTATTGAAGATGCAAGAAGTCAAGGAAAAAGTGGATTAGTTACTGTTGTTGGGAGAAAGAAATTCCATTTTATGAGTGATACAAAATGGCTTTTGAAACAAGGATTCGTAGATTGTCAGAGAATATTATCCGGTTTCAGCCTTTTAGTGATGAAAATTGACCCCGATGCTGAAACACCTAAGTTTAAAAAATCTGTACTCAGTGGTGAATGTTTTGACAAAAAAGGAATAGTTGTATATTTTTCAAATAGGTGCCCATTTGCAGAATTTCACGCAAAGACTTCTTTGATTGAAACCGCTACTAAAAGGAATTTGCCCTACAAGATTATTAAACTTGAAACAATGGAACAGTCACAATTAGCACCAAGTCCTGCAACTATTTTTAGTTTATTCTTTAATGGTAAGTTTATTACAACAGATATAAGTGTCTGCATGGACAGCCACTTTGACAAAATATTAGAAAAAGAATTGAAATGA
- a CDS encoding class I SAM-dependent methyltransferase yields MSEKLECKKCGNKFSYEHGVFDVVSPKLSSNQEILWEITDDMIENDIEATKQKDNDNACIKDYNVHKNKETLEAEKMLSEHMDSLIEGFSGIVCDLSTGMGCMLQKMLNANNKNFSIVCTDIDKRILMWTRKLKQTDDHRVFYIASDGKYMSIKDKSFDYIASLAVFGNIPENDKVAKELYRILKPNGKIVIQGNYIEKDSKSFELAQSKSLERGLVEEYLVNDLKNAGFENIISTVVAEVVWAENPYDLLPVAGDTQRYCIIQAQRTK; encoded by the coding sequence TTGTCTGAAAAATTGGAATGTAAGAAGTGCGGAAATAAATTCTCTTATGAGCACGGAGTTTTTGATGTTGTTTCTCCAAAATTGTCAAGTAATCAGGAGATATTGTGGGAGATAACGGATGATATGATTGAAAACGATATTGAAGCCACAAAACAGAAAGATAATGATAATGCCTGTATTAAAGATTACAATGTACATAAAAACAAAGAAACACTTGAGGCAGAAAAAATGCTGAGTGAGCACATGGACAGCTTGATTGAAGGCTTTTCAGGCATAGTTTGTGATCTTTCTACGGGAATGGGCTGCATGCTTCAAAAAATGCTCAACGCAAATAATAAAAATTTCTCTATTGTTTGTACTGATATAGATAAACGCATATTAATGTGGACTAGAAAATTAAAGCAAACAGATGATCATAGAGTATTCTATATAGCAAGCGACGGCAAATATATGTCAATAAAGGATAAAAGCTTTGATTATATTGCCTCATTAGCCGTATTTGGAAATATTCCCGAGAATGATAAGGTTGCAAAAGAATTATATCGAATACTTAAACCTAATGGCAAAATTGTCATTCAAGGCAATTATATTGAAAAAGACAGTAAAAGCTTTGAGCTTGCCCAAAGCAAAAGCCTTGAAAGAGGCTTGGTTGAAGAATATTTGGTTAATGATTTAAAAAATGCAGGCTTTGAAAATATTATATCAACAGTTGTAGCAGAAGTTGTATGGGCAGAAAATCCATATGATTTACTTCCTGTGGCAGGCGACACTCAGCGTTATTGCATAATTCAAGCTCAACGCACAAAATGA
- the def gene encoding peptide deformylase — protein MALRQIRFFDDEILRKKSRLVEVIDDKIRLILNDMADTMYNSKGGGLASPQVGILKRLIVVDMGQGLIKLVNPKIIKSEGIQEVVEGCLSIPNRLGKLKRPAKVTVQALNENGEEIIVTGTGDLAKCFCHEIDHLEGILFTDLITEYIK, from the coding sequence ATGGCATTAAGACAAATTAGATTTTTTGATGATGAAATATTGAGAAAAAAAAGCAGATTAGTTGAAGTAATAGACGATAAAATACGGCTTATTCTAAATGATATGGCAGATACTATGTATAATTCAAAAGGTGGAGGGTTGGCGTCTCCACAGGTAGGCATACTAAAGAGATTAATTGTAGTAGATATGGGTCAAGGACTTATAAAATTAGTTAATCCAAAGATAATTAAGTCGGAAGGTATTCAAGAAGTTGTAGAAGGATGTTTAAGCATTCCAAATAGATTAGGGAAGTTAAAAAGACCTGCAAAGGTAACGGTACAAGCGTTGAATGAGAATGGAGAGGAAATTATAGTGACTGGCACAGGAGATTTAGCAAAATGTTTTTGCCATGAAATAGACCATTTAGAAGGTATTCTTTTTACTGATCTAATTACTGAATATATAAAGTAA